The proteins below come from a single Bombyx mori chromosome 7, ASM3026992v2 genomic window:
- the LOC100101194 gene encoding dynein molecular motor protein light chain 1, which translates to MEVKECNDLDEENQFIVDDVSKIIKEAIENSIGGTAYQHNNVNQWTSAVVESCLGQLTKLQKPYKYVVTCTILQKNGAGLHTSSSCYWDNTTDGSCTVRWENKTMYCIVSVFGLGI; encoded by the exons ATGGAAGTCAAAGAATGCAACGATTTGGACGAAGAA AACCAATTCATTGTCGACGACgtgagtaaaataattaaagaagCTATAGAAAATTCAATTGGAGGCACTGCTTATCAACACAACAATGTCAaccaatggacttcagcagttgTTGAGTCATGTCTGGGGCAGTTGACTAAGTTACAAAAACCATACAAATATGTAG TGACCTGCACAATACTGCAGAAGAATGGTGCAGGACTGCATACAAGTTCTTCTTGTTATTGGGATAACACTACTGATGGCTCATGCACGGTCCGTTGGGAGAATAAAACTATGTACTGCATTGTCTCAGTCTTTGGGCTTGGCATATAA